TTGCTTTGGCCAAAAACCTGAATATTAAACGAAGCGATCCGAATCGTATTCTCGTTCCGTGGCAAATCGACTTCTGTAGCGGTCCAGTCTGAAGGAGTCGAACTGGAGATCGTGGAAGAGACAAAATCCGTAACCCACCGGGTGACCTGCTTCGGTTTGATCCCGAAATGAAACATGCCTCCGCCCAGCAAACCAACTAACAATAATGTCAGTCCGCGTAGTTTCCAGGATTTGATGAGCGATTTTTTTTGTTTGGGTTTGTTGGCCATGGTACCATCCGTGGTATTGCGACTGACGAGTATACTGAAGGGATCGAATGAGATTCTGGAGTCTGTCTCGGTAAGACGGAAGAAAGGAACTGTAATTTAACAAATATCGGGATTCAGGTGTAGAGCAATTCCCCTCTGGTATTCAGGATCAAATTGGTCCCCCTTGTCGATTTCGGGCCGATGCGATAGGCTGAATGGTGATGGGATCGCTGTGAGTGATCAACGCTGTATCTTATATATTGATAATGGCTTACATGAAGAGGACTGAGTAGCTTGCCGCGACGACTGACGATCACTGTTCCTTCTCTCAGCCTCGGCGGCGCGGAAGGTGTTGCTGCGATGATGGCCAATCATTGGGCTCAGGAAGGAGAGACGGTCACCCTGATTACCCTGGATTCTGCAGAGACTGATACGTTTCAACTGTCAGAATTAGTACAGCGACATGCATTGGGGCTCATGCAGGATTCAAATCATTTGTGGCAAGCGGTCTATAATAACTGGTACAGAATCAAAAAATTGCGGGAAGCGATTAGCCAGTCCAAGCCGGATGTTGTCATCAGCCTGACTGATCGGATGAATGTGCTGACGCTGCTGGCATCCCACAAATCGAAGTGGCCGGTTTTGATCTCAGAACGTTCCGATCCACGGCATCATCCGATGGGTCGTCTCTGGTCAGCCTTGCGTAAATTCATGTATCCGCGCGCCACTGCTGTCGTCGTTCAGACAGAGGGAGTCGCCGATTATTTTCGTGAGTGGCTCAAGTCGACTCTGATTGAAGTCATTCCGAATGCGGTGCCTGCGCCTCGTTCACCCGATGTACACGTTGTCACAGAACAGGATGTGCTTGAGCGTTCGCCGTCGCATCTGATTTACGGAATGGGGCGACTCTCGTATGAAAAGGGATTTGATTTGTTGATCGATGCCTTTTCTCTACTCGCTCACGAT
This window of the Gimesia fumaroli genome carries:
- a CDS encoding glycosyltransferase family 4 protein, with translation MPRRLTITVPSLSLGGAEGVAAMMANHWAQEGETVTLITLDSAETDTFQLSELVQRHALGLMQDSNHLWQAVYNNWYRIKKLREAISQSKPDVVISLTDRMNVLTLLASHKSKWPVLISERSDPRHHPMGRLWSALRKFMYPRATAVVVQTEGVADYFREWLKSTLIEVIPNAVPAPRSPDVHVVTEQDVLERSPSHLIYGMGRLSYEKGFDLLIDAFSLLAHDFQEWNLRILGEGPLRDSLQATINERELQEQIELTGWVTDPELYLDQGAIFVLPSRYEGFPNALLQAMSRGLACAGFDCKGALADIAREELQVTLLPTKDASESTSIRELADLLRAYMQDENLRKEVAIKNLHATERFSIARYFESWDELINQAIS